Proteins encoded by one window of Limnothrix sp. FACHB-406:
- a CDS encoding DUF1838 domain-containing protein — MSIQTGNPSSLRSSPAPARPHPIAPGSGRSEFDAATFLKARAATDDRDVYVEWTGSIYAMLPDQTQCHLFDIVGMNVARGVNNGDGSWSLVSRELTYYLDPDTGAVLHSWDNPWTGETVPVVHVANDPVQSRLTGTFGATLAGDAVIFTCDVFPAYPNPLGNDPRFQDYSPSPHYSAAEFFKLTVPLSELTNPELAAVETMTVAWHRIGPWLPWMKMGDRSGQLVYSACGQRVAGFEALPPLLQTEIRDRLPKYRHAPDHHSTQKNMTSWRYFKEHFEAYLRGEMFPLPELAV, encoded by the coding sequence ATGAGTATCCAGACCGGCAACCCTAGTTCATTGCGCAGTTCCCCAGCACCGGCCCGCCCTCACCCGATCGCGCCTGGCTCCGGGCGATCGGAATTTGATGCGGCCACTTTCCTCAAGGCCCGAGCCGCCACGGACGATCGGGACGTGTATGTGGAATGGACTGGCTCCATCTACGCCATGCTGCCCGACCAAACCCAATGCCACCTGTTTGACATCGTGGGCATGAACGTGGCCCGGGGTGTGAACAACGGAGATGGCAGTTGGAGCTTGGTGTCCCGGGAACTGACCTACTATTTGGATCCCGATACGGGGGCCGTGCTCCACAGTTGGGATAATCCCTGGACGGGGGAAACCGTGCCGGTGGTGCATGTGGCCAATGACCCGGTGCAAAGTCGCCTCACGGGCACGTTCGGAGCGACCCTGGCGGGCGATGCGGTGATTTTTACCTGTGACGTGTTTCCGGCCTATCCCAACCCCTTGGGCAACGACCCGCGCTTTCAGGACTACAGCCCCAGCCCCCACTACAGCGCCGCTGAGTTTTTCAAGCTGACCGTTCCGCTTTCGGAGCTAACCAATCCGGAGTTGGCCGCCGTTGAAACCATGACTGTTGCTTGGCATCGGATTGGCCCTTGGTTGCCTTGGATGAAAATGGGCGATCGCTCCGGGCAGTTGGTCTACAGCGCCTGTGGTCAACGGGTGGCGGGCTTCGAGGCCTTGCCGCCCCTGCTGCAAACGGAAATCCGCGATCGCCTCCCGAAATATCGCCACGCGCCTGATCACCACAGCACCCAGAAAAACATGACCTCTTGGCGCTACTTCAAAGAGCACTTTGAGGCTTATCTGCGGGGTGAAATGTTCCCGCTGCCAGAACTAGCGGTTTAG
- the nadA gene encoding quinolinate synthase NadA: MFAAALDRPTAVPHDLFAAIRDLKRELNAVILAHYYQESEIQDIADYIGDSLGLSQQAAQTDADVIVFAGVHFMAETAKILNPHKQVLLPDLEAGCSLADSCPASEFAAFKARHPDHLVISYINCTAEIKALSDIICTSSNAVKIVQQIPPEQPIIFAPDRNLGRYVMQQTGREMVLWDGSCIVHETFSEQKLVQLQVQYPEAEVIAHPECEPPLLRHASFIGSTTALLNHVQRSDRAAFIVATEPGILHQMQKAEPQKQFIPAPPEGNCACNECPHMRLNTLEKLYFCMKTRSPEITMDESVRSAALQPIQRMLAMS; the protein is encoded by the coding sequence GTGTTTGCAGCCGCGCTCGATCGCCCCACCGCCGTTCCTCACGATCTTTTTGCTGCCATTCGCGACCTCAAGCGCGAACTCAACGCCGTCATTTTGGCCCACTATTACCAAGAATCGGAAATTCAAGATATTGCCGACTATATTGGCGATTCGTTGGGTCTCTCCCAGCAGGCAGCCCAAACCGATGCGGATGTGATCGTGTTTGCGGGAGTTCATTTCATGGCAGAAACAGCCAAAATTCTGAACCCCCACAAGCAGGTGTTGTTACCGGATTTAGAAGCGGGCTGTTCTTTGGCGGACAGTTGCCCGGCGAGTGAATTTGCCGCTTTCAAGGCTCGCCATCCCGATCATTTGGTGATTAGTTACATCAATTGCACCGCTGAAATTAAGGCCCTGAGTGACATTATTTGCACCAGTTCCAATGCGGTCAAAATTGTGCAACAAATTCCCCCAGAACAACCCATTATCTTTGCGCCCGATCGCAACTTAGGCCGCTACGTGATGCAACAAACGGGTCGCGAGATGGTGCTTTGGGATGGTAGTTGCATTGTCCATGAAACCTTTTCGGAACAAAAATTGGTGCAACTTCAGGTTCAATATCCTGAGGCGGAAGTGATTGCCCATCCTGAATGTGAACCGCCCCTGCTGCGCCATGCCAGTTTCATTGGTTCCACCACGGCCTTGCTCAACCATGTGCAGCGGAGCGATCGGGCGGCGTTTATTGTGGCCACGGAACCTGGAATTTTGCACCAAATGCAAAAGGCAGAACCCCAAAAGCAATTCATCCCCGCGCCACCCGAGGGCAATTGTGCTTGTAATGAATGCCCACACATGCGGCTGAATACTTTAGAAAAGCTCTATTTCTGCATGAAGACGCGATCGCCTGAAATCACAATGGATGAGTCCGTGCGATCAGCCGCTCTCCAGCCCATTCAACGAATGCTGGCGATGAGTTAG
- a CDS encoding valine--tRNA ligase, with protein sequence MTAPVDALPTQYDPKAAEAKWQSTWEDSAAFAADVDAAGEPFCVVIPPPNVTGSLHMGHAFEHSLIDAFVRYHRMTGRNTLWLPGTDHASIAVQSILDKQLKEAGTDRFALGREAFLDQAWTWKEESGGTIVGQMRRLGLSVDWDRERFTMDEGLSNAVLEAFVRLYEDGLIYRGKYMVNWCPASQSAVSDLEVDNKEVDGNLWHFRYPLTNGSGEVVVATTRPETMLGDTAVAVNPKDDRYKALIGKTVTLPLVGREIPIVGDEFVDPTFGTGCVKVTPAHDPNDFEMGKRHNLPQIEILNKDGTVNENGGEFCGQDRFVARKNLVAKMEELGYLEKVEAYRHSVPYSERGKVPVEPLLSSQWFLQVRPLAEKALADLENNREPLFVPDRWTKVYRDWLLNLRDWCISRQLWWGHQIPAWYVISETNGQVTEHTPFIVARTEADALKQAQARYGEGAVLERDEDVLDTWFSSGLWPFSTLGWPNETAADFQTYYPNTMLVTGFDIIFFWVARMTMMAGYFTGQMPFKTVYVHGLVRDENNQKMSKSKGNGIDPLLLIDKYGTDAVRYTLVREVAGAGQDIRLDYNRKTDESVSVEASRNFANKLWNASRFVLMNLAGETPASLGAPEADRLELADRWILSRFNQTVRQTRHDIDHYGLGEAAKGLYEFIWGDFCDWYIELVKPRLNGDDPAARRTVQQMLALVLDGTLKLLHPFMPHITEEVWHALTGAAATDFLALQAYPVAIEQAIDRELEAQFEAIINAIRTIRNLRAEADIKPGQKVPIVLQPETDRERTAFEIGRAYICNLAKVSDLTIQGGATPVKPTAAPEPTLMDADTAALLEAIAADEMNLDADQLAWEQSEKRRVALLTLAMIGTAAFALYLANSTLDAIDEIPLLPSIFQLIGFFWTVYHLPKTLLFARDRAAFANGVRQTKLTYIGEGNPFAVRAYPGETPAAAPTKPQPLQLPAAQAPEVTLPIDLGQAEPEAVPIERAMAGVVGTTQVLLPLVDGVVDLAALRAKLTKALNKAEGEIKGLSGRLSNSGFVDKAPPEVVASARAALAEAETQAQLLRDRLAQLQ encoded by the coding sequence ATGACTGCCCCGGTAGACGCGCTTCCCACCCAATACGATCCCAAAGCTGCCGAAGCCAAATGGCAGAGCACCTGGGAGGACTCCGCTGCCTTTGCGGCCGATGTTGATGCCGCTGGCGAGCCGTTTTGTGTGGTGATTCCGCCGCCGAACGTCACCGGCAGTTTGCACATGGGCCATGCCTTTGAGCATTCTTTGATCGATGCCTTTGTGCGCTACCACCGGATGACCGGGCGCAACACCCTGTGGCTGCCGGGAACCGACCACGCCAGCATCGCCGTGCAATCGATCCTGGATAAGCAACTGAAGGAGGCAGGAACCGATCGCTTTGCCTTGGGTCGTGAGGCGTTTCTCGATCAGGCCTGGACTTGGAAAGAAGAATCCGGCGGCACGATCGTTGGGCAAATGCGCCGCCTGGGCCTGTCCGTCGATTGGGATCGCGAGCGGTTCACCATGGATGAAGGCCTTTCCAATGCCGTGTTGGAAGCCTTTGTGCGGCTCTACGAAGACGGGCTAATCTATCGCGGCAAATACATGGTCAACTGGTGCCCCGCCTCCCAGTCGGCCGTGTCCGATTTGGAAGTGGACAACAAAGAGGTGGACGGCAACCTCTGGCATTTCCGCTACCCGCTGACCAATGGTTCCGGCGAAGTGGTGGTGGCCACGACCCGCCCGGAAACGATGCTGGGTGATACGGCGGTGGCGGTGAACCCCAAGGACGATCGCTACAAGGCCCTGATTGGCAAAACCGTCACCCTGCCCCTGGTGGGCCGGGAAATCCCGATCGTTGGCGATGAATTTGTTGATCCGACCTTTGGTACGGGCTGTGTGAAAGTCACGCCAGCCCACGATCCCAACGATTTCGAGATGGGCAAGCGCCACAACCTGCCCCAAATCGAAATCCTGAACAAAGACGGCACGGTCAACGAAAACGGCGGCGAATTTTGCGGCCAAGATCGCTTCGTGGCCCGCAAGAACCTTGTGGCCAAGATGGAGGAGCTGGGCTACCTGGAAAAGGTGGAAGCCTATCGCCACTCCGTGCCCTACAGCGAGCGCGGCAAAGTGCCCGTGGAGCCGCTGTTGTCGTCCCAGTGGTTCTTGCAGGTGCGCCCCTTGGCCGAAAAGGCCCTGGCGGATCTGGAAAACAACCGGGAGCCGCTGTTTGTGCCCGATCGCTGGACGAAGGTCTACCGCGATTGGCTGCTGAACCTGCGCGATTGGTGCATTTCCCGCCAGCTCTGGTGGGGCCACCAAATCCCCGCTTGGTACGTGATCAGCGAAACCAACGGCCAAGTGACGGAACACACGCCCTTCATCGTGGCCCGCACGGAAGCCGATGCTCTCAAGCAAGCCCAGGCCCGCTACGGCGAAGGTGCAGTGCTGGAGCGGGATGAGGACGTGCTGGATACTTGGTTCTCGTCCGGTTTGTGGCCCTTTTCGACGTTGGGTTGGCCCAATGAAACGGCGGCCGATTTCCAAACCTATTACCCGAACACGATGCTGGTGACGGGCTTTGACATCATCTTTTTCTGGGTGGCCCGGATGACGATGATGGCGGGCTATTTCACCGGTCAAATGCCCTTCAAAACGGTCTACGTTCACGGGCTGGTGCGGGATGAAAATAACCAAAAAATGTCGAAATCCAAGGGCAATGGGATTGATCCCTTGCTGTTGATCGACAAATACGGCACGGATGCGGTGCGCTACACCCTGGTGCGGGAAGTGGCCGGCGCGGGTCAGGATATCCGCCTGGACTACAACCGCAAAACCGATGAGTCGGTGTCGGTGGAAGCGTCACGCAACTTTGCGAACAAGCTGTGGAATGCGTCGCGGTTTGTGTTGATGAATTTGGCTGGGGAAACGCCGGCCAGCTTGGGTGCGCCGGAGGCCGATCGCCTGGAGTTGGCCGATCGCTGGATCCTGTCGCGGTTTAACCAAACCGTGCGCCAAACCCGCCACGACATCGATCACTACGGTTTGGGCGAGGCGGCCAAGGGGCTTTACGAGTTCATTTGGGGCGACTTCTGCGACTGGTATATCGAGTTGGTGAAACCCCGGTTGAATGGGGATGATCCGGCGGCTCGGCGGACGGTGCAGCAGATGTTGGCGCTGGTGTTGGATGGGACGCTGAAGCTGTTGCATCCCTTCATGCCCCACATCACCGAAGAGGTGTGGCACGCCCTGACAGGGGCGGCGGCGACGGACTTTTTGGCCCTGCAAGCCTACCCGGTGGCGATCGAACAGGCGATCGATCGGGAGCTAGAAGCCCAGTTCGAGGCGATCATCAACGCGATCCGCACGATCCGGAACCTGCGGGCCGAGGCAGATATCAAGCCCGGTCAGAAAGTGCCGATCGTCCTGCAACCGGAGACCGATCGGGAGCGGACGGCCTTTGAAATTGGCCGCGCCTACATTTGCAATCTGGCCAAGGTGTCCGACCTGACGATCCAGGGCGGTGCAACCCCGGTGAAACCGACAGCCGCCCCAGAGCCGACCCTGATGGATGCGGACACGGCAGCCCTGCTAGAGGCGATCGCCGCTGACGAAATGAATCTGGATGCCGACCAACTGGCTTGGGAGCAAAGCGAAAAACGGCGGGTAGCCCTGCTGACCCTGGCCATGATCGGGACAGCGGCCTTTGCGCTCTACTTGGCCAACAGCACCCTGGACGCGATCGACGAAATCCCGCTGCTGCCCTCGATCTTCCAGTTGATTGGCTTCTTCTGGACGGTCTACCACCTGCCCAAGACCCTGCTGTTTGCGCGCGATCGAGCGGCCTTTGCGAATGGCGTGCGGCAAACCAAACTGACCTACATCGGCGAGGGCAATCCCTTCGCGGTGCGGGCCTATCCTGGAGAAACCCCGGCCGCCGCTCCGACCAAGCCGCAGCCGCTCCAGTTGCCGGCCGCCCAAGCGCCGGAAGTGACCTTGCCGATCGACCTGGGCCAGGCGGAACCGGAAGCCGTCCCGATCGAGCGGGCCATGGCCGGCGTGGTGGGTACGACCCAAGTGTTGCTGCCCCTGGTGGATGGTGTGGTGGACTTGGCTGCCCTACGCGCTAAGTTGACCAAGGCCCTGAACAAGGCCGAAGGGGAAATCAAGGGGCTGTCGGGTCGCCTCAGCAATTCGGGCTTTGTGGACAAGGCTCCCCCGGAAGTGGTGGCCAGCGCCCGGGCCGCCTTGGCGGAAGCGGAAACCCAAGCCCAATTGCTGCGCGATCGCCTGGCCCAGTTGCAATAA
- a CDS encoding glucose-1-phosphate adenylyltransferase, producing the protein MKRVLGIILGGGAGTRLYPLTKLRAKPAVPLAGKYRLIDIPVSNCINSEILKIYVLTQFNSASLNRHLSRAYAMSGFTDGFVEVLAAQQTPDSPNWFQGTADAVRKYLWIFADWDVDEYVILSGDHLYRMDYRKFVEHHRATNADITLSVIPIDEKRASDFGLMKIDGNGRVTSFSEKPKGDALKTMAVDTTVLGLPADRAQEMPYIASMGIYVFKKEVLIDLLNESVDRTDFGKEIIPQAAPNYNVQAYLFDGYWEDIGTIEAFFDANLALTKQPQPPFSFYDEHAPIYTRSRHLPPTKILNAQVTDSIVSEGCILKNCTIEHSVLGVRSRVESGSVIDNALLMGADYYQPFPERMDCLERGYVPIGIGPDSTIRRAIIDKNARIGQKVAIVNKDNVQEANREELGFVIRSGIVVVLKNATIPDGMVI; encoded by the coding sequence GTGAAAAGAGTTTTAGGCATCATCCTAGGCGGCGGAGCAGGAACCCGCCTGTATCCGCTGACCAAATTACGGGCAAAACCGGCAGTCCCCCTGGCGGGCAAATATCGGTTGATCGATATTCCGGTTAGTAACTGCATCAATTCCGAAATTCTTAAAATCTACGTCCTCACCCAGTTCAACTCTGCCTCGTTGAACCGTCACTTGTCCCGGGCCTATGCCATGTCCGGGTTCACCGATGGTTTTGTGGAGGTTTTGGCGGCCCAACAAACCCCCGATAGTCCCAATTGGTTCCAAGGCACTGCCGATGCGGTGCGGAAATATCTGTGGATTTTTGCCGACTGGGACGTGGATGAATACGTCATCTTGTCCGGCGATCATCTCTATCGGATGGACTATCGAAAATTTGTGGAGCATCACCGCGCCACCAATGCCGACATCACGTTATCGGTGATCCCCATTGATGAGAAGCGGGCCTCGGATTTTGGCCTGATGAAAATTGACGGCAACGGCCGGGTAACAAGCTTTAGCGAAAAACCGAAGGGGGATGCCCTCAAGACCATGGCGGTGGACACCACCGTTTTGGGTTTGCCGGCTGACCGGGCCCAGGAGATGCCTTATATCGCCTCCATGGGCATTTACGTCTTTAAGAAAGAAGTTTTGATTGACCTGTTGAATGAGTCCGTAGATCGCACGGATTTTGGGAAAGAAATCATTCCGCAGGCGGCTCCCAATTACAACGTTCAAGCCTATTTATTTGACGGTTATTGGGAAGATATTGGAACGATCGAAGCCTTCTTTGATGCAAATTTAGCGCTGACCAAGCAACCGCAGCCACCCTTTAGTTTTTACGATGAACATGCGCCGATCTATACCCGATCGCGCCATTTGCCCCCCACGAAAATTTTGAACGCCCAGGTTACTGATTCGATCGTGAGTGAGGGTTGCATCCTCAAAAACTGCACGATCGAGCATTCCGTGTTGGGGGTGCGCTCTCGGGTTGAATCTGGTTCTGTGATTGACAACGCCCTGTTGATGGGAGCGGATTACTATCAACCCTTCCCCGAGCGGATGGACTGCCTTGAGCGGGGCTACGTGCCGATCGGGATTGGGCCAGATTCCACAATTCGCCGCGCCATTATTGACAAGAACGCCCGCATTGGCCAAAAGGTGGCGATCGTCAACAAGGACAATGTGCAAGAGGCCAACCGCGAGGAGTTGGGCTTTGTCATTCGCAGCGGCATCGTGGTGGTTCTCAAGAACGCCACCATTCCTGACGGTATGGTCATTTAA
- a CDS encoding DUF3593 domain-containing protein encodes MSFLSKETLFGLSLFPYLGFLWFLTRSGQAPKLGLIGFYLTLLFVAITIPAGIYAQVHYNQSLADVDWLHGSAEVFLTLANLTLVLGFQRAISQLKATKKAP; translated from the coding sequence ATGTCTTTTTTATCCAAAGAAACCCTGTTTGGTTTATCTCTGTTTCCCTATTTGGGGTTTCTGTGGTTTTTGACGCGATCGGGTCAAGCGCCCAAGCTCGGTCTGATTGGGTTTTACCTGACCCTTTTATTTGTGGCGATTACCATTCCCGCTGGTATCTACGCCCAGGTGCATTACAACCAAAGTCTTGCCGATGTGGACTGGCTCCATGGCAGCGCGGAGGTTTTCTTGACCTTGGCGAATTTGACCTTGGTGCTTGGGTTTCAACGGGCCATCAGCCAACTGAAAGCCACCAAAAAGGCCCCATAG